CGGCCGGTGTCCACGCTCTCCACCCCCTCCATCGCCCCGATCTCCCGGGCGACCCGCGCGGCGAGGGCGCCGTCGCCGAGGGCCGCGGAGCGGATCTCGATCGAGAGCGGCAGCGGGTTCTCCTCCAGCCCGTCGAGGATGCCGGCGTCCTGCCCCAGGCTGCGCCGGAGGCGCTCGAGGGCCTCTCCCGGCTCGATGATGGTCAGCGAGGTCTCCTCGCCCAGGCTCGAGAGGGCGTGCTCGCCGACCGCCACCGCCCGCTCGCGGCTGGCCCCCTCGGCGAAGTAGGCGGTGAGGCTGATGTCGGTGGCCCAGCTGCCCACCAGGTTGCGCACCTGCGTGGCCACGCCCCCGACCACGAGCACCACGAAGAGGGAGATGCCGATGGTGACCACCGCCACGGCGTTGACGAAGGGCGCCTCGGCGATGCCGCGCAGGGCCCGGCGCAGGAAGTAGAGGATCAGGGTCATGCGCCGAGCTCCTCCGAGGGGGCCGGCGGCTCGGTGGCGGCCTCGCTGCCGGCATTCCCGGCGGCGGCGGGCGCGTGGAGCTCGTCCTCCTCCTCGGCGGGCGGGGCCTCGTCGTCCTGCACGACGCGGCCTCCCTCGAGGCGGATGACCCGCTTGCCCGAGGCCCGCACCAGGGCGAGATCGTGGGTGGCCACCACCACGGTGGTGCCCTTGGTGTTGGCCTCGTTGAGCAGATCCATCGTCTCCCGGGCGCGCTCGGGATCCAGGTTGCCGGTGGGCTCGTCGGCCAGGAGGATGCTCGGGTGGTTGGCCAGGGCCCGGCAGACCGCCACCCGCTGCTGCTCACCGCCCGAGAGGGTGAGGGGTCCGGCGCGCAGCTTGTTCTCCAGTCCGACCGAGCGCAGCAGGAAGTAGACCCGCCGGGTGATCTCCCGCTGAGGGGTGCCCACGACCTCCAGGGCGAAGGCGACGTTCTCGGCCACGGTGCGGGAGGGGATGAGCTTGAAGTCCTGGAAGACCACCCCGACCTCGCGGCGGAGCAGCGCGATGGACTTGCGGTT
The Deltaproteobacteria bacterium DNA segment above includes these coding regions:
- a CDS encoding permease-like cell division protein FtsX; its protein translation is MTLILYFLRRALRGIAEAPFVNAVAVVTIGISLFVVLVVGGVATQVRNLVGSWATDISLTAYFAEGASRERAVAVGEHALSSLGEETSLTIIEPGEALERLRRSLGQDAGILDGLEENPLPLSIEIRSAALGDGALAARVAREIGAMEGVESVDTGRDWAERLERVLSLVALLGQIVGGMIMLAAAIMVSNTIKLALYARRDEIEIMKLCGATDAFVRAPFLIEGLLQGLAGAILAALVSIVLWRLMIPELSLVLQETFAIPFRPEAPWSVLAWLLVAGSGLGLAGSAISLGRFLRVAA
- the ftsE gene encoding cell division ATP-binding protein FtsE, with translation MIRLYSVTKEFPGAPPALRDVTLRIPKGQFVFITGPSGAGKSTLLKTIFAAEQPTSGSVIIGGRNIARLNRKSIALLRREVGVVFQDFKLIPSRTVAENVAFALEVVGTPQREITRRVYFLLRSVGLENKLRAGPLTLSGGEQQRVAVCRALANHPSILLADEPTGNLDPERARETMDLLNEANTKGTTVVVATHDLALVRASGKRVIRLEGGRVVQDDEAPPAEEEDELHAPAAAGNAGSEAATEPPAPSEELGA